In Cyclopterus lumpus isolate fCycLum1 chromosome 13, fCycLum1.pri, whole genome shotgun sequence, the genomic window cctcttcgtcctgcTGCTCATCCTGTGGTTGGTCCGGatcctcctccagcttctgAGGCTGTCCTGCTTGagccatctcctcctctgccagctctctcctcctctcagcgtctccctctccatcctcctctttgtctgaCAAGGTGTTCTGGGATACGGTGGGGTGGGACTTGACCTCGGACTGAGCATGCAGCTCCTCTTCTTGACGGTCCAACTGAGGACAAAGCAACACGAGAAATGTGGATCAGATGAGTGTGTTTTTATACTTACACTGCACCTTGTTGATAACAACGTGATCCCAACGAATCCCACATTACCCTGGACTCCGTGTCCTGGTGAACCTGGCGATCGTCCTCGTGGGCATGCTCCTCTTTCTGTGGCTGTTCCAGTATTGTGGCCTGTTGGCCTTCGTGAATATGGGACTCGGGTGCGATGGCAGCTGCTTGCGGCTGCTGGGGTGCAGGCTTTTGTTCTGGCTGTCTCGGATTTGGCACCCTGTTCAGGGACTCCCTCAGCTGCTTGTAGCCATCCACCTGCGCCTACAGGGAACAACATGCACAGGTGGGCTTAGAGGGACGATCCTGTGGAAATGGTGTGATTCTGCTTGATTTTCAGTATTCCAAAGAATTCCCATGCGTGAACCTCTGGGacgttatatatacacactttatactaTACACGTACCTAACATTGAACATGCTTTTCTACAACACTCTTgcatcacattttaaatagacGCAGAGTTGTGAAATTGTAAATGTTATTTTAGCACAAGCTGTCCGAAGATTTAGCCTACATTAATAACAATCTCAAATTAAATAGTATAATTAAAAAGATACAAACCAGAAATATCTTATTGAAGCAAAATAAGAAGCAAAACAGGACTATTAAGCTGATGATTTATTAAATGCCAGCTTTTGGGACTTCACTGGATTTAAAACTTGGCTGTTTTAAATCCTCTGTGTTACGGACAGATTTCAGTCAGCCAAAGGATAAAGATCCAAAAAGCTTTCCAAGAAGTGCTGTACAATTCAATCAGTACCAAAACCGTACTGAGGTTTGATACCCAACATAAATGTGAATGGGTCAAAAGCATAGACTACTATTACACATGTAGGTTAtatacattcattattatttagcCACCTACATACCTGCATctggacctttttaaaaatacattttaacttGATTTCCTGTAGTGATGCAGACATTTATTCAGACCATCATTCCATTAAAAGGGCGTCATcctttacatacacacatactttcTAACCAGGCCAGAGGgtaacatttgaaaataatctgaattcctcccctctctttatCCTGCTCCACTCCCTCCATTATATCTTTCTGGCTAATTGGCTTGAACGTGCTTTAGATGTACTGCTCTGACAGCCCTGACTAAACCAAACCCCCTGGAGTGATAGaaagagtggtgtgtgtgtgtctgtgtgtgtgtgtgtgtgtgcctgtccaACCAGACGCACTGATGGAAAACAGGACAggctttaaaataaattagcaaatgcagacagacagaaagagagagagaggaaaagagaagacagtgagtgagtatccattaatgcagacagagagaaggaaagcaTTTCAAACAAATGAGCAGAGCCCCGTACATCCAATAAACCATTCAGGCATGTCAAAGGTCAGTCTTCGGGAGAAACAGCAAACATCTGATATAATTACCCAAAAACCAAGCAGCAACTCGGggcatctttttttccttctccgcCACAATAAACATTTTGATGCTTTATTAAGAAGGTCAACGTAAAAGGTTAAAGTAAGGCTGAGAGGAATGCAGAGCAGGACTTGCTCTTCAGTTTTCAAGCACGACCTTGTCTTTCATCAGCTCATTCGGATTATTGACAAACTGTACAGCAGTAACGGAGGCTCCCCCTCACCTGGCTGTTTCACTTCATTAACACCGCCCGTGTCTCTGGAGCTTAACtgctaacatgcacacacacacaaacccatccGCATGGCACAGTTAAGTATATCAAAAATCTCACCGAGAGCCTTTGATTACCCCGGGGCAATAACATTTGCAACACTTGATGGGGAAGAAAAATATGTGACCAAAATACTTGCGATGCAGCAATTCTGCATCAATCAGGTGACTGGAATAAGCAATGAGACTGCATCTAGGGCTGCCAGCCTACCTGAGCTGCAGACAGCGCACTCTTGTGGTCTTCCAGTGTCAGTGCGAGATTGTCGTGGGACGTCTTCAGGTTCTGATGCTGAACCTGGACAAAACAAGTGCAACCAAAAAGCTTGAACCAACCATGTATCTTTATGTACGGCTTTCATTATATTCACCAACATATCTGATTTGAACTAAAACGTAAGATCTGGCACATATTAATGAGTTACTGGCAACtttatttcttccattttaGAGCACACAAAGCACACGTTGTGCGATACATATAACAGATATAATCAATAGAGCAGGTTTCGTCCTACCTGTGCATCCTGgagctgtgtgtgaatgtcatgGTGGGCTTTCCGCAGCTGTTTATTCTCCTCTCTCAGGTTATATACATTATCTACCAtcacaaatagaaaacacattcaGGGAAAGCATGCGTCTAAACaggaaacaggtgaaacaagaATGATATTCTactccaaatatatatatatatatatatatatatatatatatatatatatatatatatatatatatatatatatatatatatatatttatttagcagGCACATTGTATCCATATATTGTAACAGATAAAGCTTAAAACTAAGTTCCATCAGTAGTCCTTGAGCCAAGGTAACACATTTACAAGGTTCCAGGAATAAAAGCCCTGTTGTATCCAAACCTTACGCTTTAGAAAAAAGCAGGCACAATGAAAAACTAatagttaaaaaagaaaactaaactaaaatgtaCAAGCACCCCGAAGGAAACACGAACAAAACCAATTGTTATTCCCACTGAAAGGTTTAATACTACGAAACACTTTGTTTCCAGTTTACATCTAAAAGTCTGCAAATAAAGCACTTATACTACTTCAAacgtgcagtatgtgtgtgtgtaaccgaGCGCCGTTAGCATACGGCAGCATTTCTGTGACCATCTGTACCTTTGAGGTGGGAGATCTCCGACTCTTTGACCTGCTGCACTTTCTCGTAGTGCTCTTTGTGCTCATCGAGCAGCCGGTTGTGGTCCTCGCCCTGGACCTGGTGCTCCTCCTGCAGGTCGTAGAACTGCTTCTTCAGGTCCTCGTGCTGGTTCTGACAGAGGAAGACGACTACTGTCATCATATGATCATTTATGAAGTAAACATTCATCAAAGCAGAAGTgaaactcctccccccccccaacgagAGGAAGGATATAGTGGGGtaaggccagagagagagagtgtgtgtaccaAATACGGCAGAAAGAAAGATGGTTAAATATGAGGATGTCAATAATTAATAAAGCTACAATGGAGATTGTGATGATTAATACCTTTAACATCTGATGTTGCACTTGTAGAGAACCAAATCTGCTGCCGGAGTCTTGCTGTTTGAGCATAAAAATCAAAAGTATTGAAAAAACTTGGgttattgaaaaaaatgaaactaGTGACTTTGTAGGTCAGGCTTGCTACTGACAACGGCAAACAATGTGAATTATAGCCGACGGTGGCAGTATTTAACAAAGTAATGCAAGAAGATGTAAAACCATGGAGGACGGCTGACAAGAGACACGATATGAACGTCTTCAAAAGAAAGTTCAAAGATATTAGATGATGCTCTGTCACAGCAGAAGTCATAATGTGTGGAAACATACCTTCTCCTTGTTCAGTGACTGCTGTGCATCGAGTTTATAAACCAGATAATCTAGAACACAGAAACAGGTCAATCTTAACTTTGTTTGTTCAACAAGACCAAAAAGTGTGCGTTAACTTTGCTAAATGCCTttgatggacaaaaaaaaaaaaaaggtatgacACTATGATGCTAATTTATGAGCTTCATTCTGATGCCTCGCACACCATCCCACTTCATTTCAGTAATACTTCTGTCTATTCACAAACATGACACACAGGCCCTGAATCAGTGGTCCTCTTACAGTACTCAgcattatattaataaaaaaaactttatgtTATACTTCTACACATCTCAGCTGCTGCAGatgatgtttttataaaatgtttacGCAGGCTAAATCAGTTCAAATGACCCTTAAATGTGTCAATAACATTACATCGCTTTCCAATTAATTTGCATTCTACATGTATTTAGCAGACTCCTTTTTCAAATGGTGACTTATAATAAATATCTTTATGTACCATATTATACTAAACTGTAATCTAATCTCTGTTGCAGTCTCAGAATGAGAGATGACATTTTCCAAAGTGCCTTTTAATGGAGATAAACCTCAAGATTGAACGTAGACGTTATTTTTCTCACCTTCTTTGGCCTTTTTGTGCTCCAACCTCTCCTTCTGAAGAGACTTCTCTAACCTGGAGCGATGCTCGTACACCACTGAGCACATACAAacagagggagcgagagggagaggaatggagagaaggagatggagagagaaaacacaaaaggtTTACTGAGTTTGAACAACTTAAACATGTTTTAGATTAACTCACAAACGGTGAAACGGACCGTCTAGAGAGGTGGACAGAAAGAGGATGATCATTGTATGCTTTAAAATGGAGAGCCAGGTGTGATATTTATTCAACCACACTGTGATCTCAGGACATGACAGCTCCTCCGTCAGCACAAAGCTGTGGTATTCCTCACAAGGCTGTcggtcaaaatgtatttaaaaacactCCCGGTTCGGTTCCAGGCCGCTCCGGGGTCTGGTGGATGTGGTCTAGGTGTGCTCATCTGAACTCAGTTTTCGGAAGTTGTATTGAGCTGTTCAGATTTCAACTGTCGTCTCTCCAAATACGGCATCTTAGTGCTAATCAACAATGTTTTCTATCCTGTCCCCGGTCTGCGAAGGCTTAAGGCTCTGTCTTACACAAGCGCCTGAGACCAACTCTCGATGCAAGCCAAACTTTTTTATACACATGCATATTACAGAAATAATACAGAGACTTTTAGTTCATTCATACATCCATAATTTACCTCATTCATTACAAAATAATGTGCATTTAGTAGATAATAGTACCTAATTGTATTACCTTCTTCACTTGCACGGTTAACGTTGTTGCATTATTGTTTTGGATCTGAAATGCTTTGACACATGTTCAAAAGCTTGTTATACTTTTTGCACGTTTTGAACAGACATTTGTTAGCCATTATATTCCCACAGTGTTAAAATTGTTTTAGGTGACGCATTCTGTAACCTCAACATGTAATAGTAACTCCCATCAACGCTTTGGAAATAAACATTTGGTAATGCATCATCTTACATGTTCTCTCTGACTCTCCAGCCTTGGgttgggaggggggagggggggggctgggcAGTCTAACTGATGATGTGGCTGTTCTTCCTTCTGAGTGCCAACTCAACAGATTTCAGGATAAACTGGTAGACACACAATTGCGTTTGTAATAATTCCACGAGGATAACAAAgctatggaggaggaggaagaggaggagagggaaagagagagaagcaaaTGTGGGAACACGGAAAgatacaaaaagagagaaatgcgAGAGTGAAGCAGAGAAGAAGCTGACACAGATGGGACCGGCACACATAGGGTTAAGATAAATAGACCAACCGGAAGAGACTGAAGGGAAAGAGACAgtcaaggaaacacacacacacacacagacagtgtaAAGAGAGAATGACAGACAAGCTTGGTGTTAAGGTAGTTTATGGTTACCTAAAACTAACAGATTTCTTTATATCCCAAGTCCAAGATTTCCacttatgtttccttcatgttctcATAGTTTTTCAGCCGtttcaccccccccacccccccgtgtCTGTTTACACACTAGTGAACACTGTGTTTGACACCTTCTTTTAGACCAGCTGATATAATGTCCTCACAGTTGTTATTAGAAGTGTGGAATGTGGTTTCCTCATCTGCTTTCTACCGGCTGTGTCCTTAACTATTTCAAGACGACCTATGTCCAGCCTCCTCTCAAGAAAAAAACCTGGCCTTAATCCCTCCATAGAAGATCTCTCCAGACCGGTTTCCAAACATCtgtttacagtttttattttttaaaaagcatagcAAAAGGAACCGCCCTTTTCAGGGTCACATATGACCTTTTAATGAATGCAGATGCTGGAGATCGCTCCGTTGTCATTTCATCTGACTTAAGTGCAGCCTAGAGACACGATACACTTGATACACTAAGTGGATCATGGAGCATTTTGATAAACAGATGTCAGCAGTGGGTGGGTATATTGAATACAACCTTGCAGTGTTTTTTTAGCATATTGTTCTATTGTatggttttgaaaaaaaaattctttacGGTGACAGTATCTACTCGTCAGTGCCGACGACATGTGGAGTGCCCCAGGGTTCAATTTGAGGACAAATCTTATTTTCTCTCCTTGTGCCACATCATACGCAGACATAGTGTTGCATGTCATCGTTGTGCAGATGATACCGAGACGTAACTCCAAATAAAGCCAGTCTTTATTTTGACATtcttagggttagggttagggcagATCCAGAAATATCTTAAGTGTCATTACTCACAACATCAAAGTctgtgctaaaaaaaaatctctgggTATTTTTTCTGAACTAAATCTTCAGCAAGCTTGGCAAGTCCCCTTTTTATCATCACACATTTCTGTCCTGTTGATTGTGTTATTGTATATGTGTTTACattatgtgttttcacatgaagtgctgtaaaaataaattgtgataTATCATTTTTGTCACTATGACCTTTATACCGTAATCAGTGAGCCATCAATGGACTCTGCCCTGACCAGTTTTCATTGTAAACAAATACGTTTTCCAAGATGTATAATACTACAACTTCATAGGATAAGAGTTTCAGAAGTAACATGTTAACAATCGTTAAAATGGCTAAAATTCCAAAGCATTCCAAAGGATTTGTTTTGATATGAACTTTCTTTAAACCTCTCTGAGCTTGATCAGAAGAACGTCCAGAcacaggagaacagggaggttTTATTCTACTTATTCGAGGCTCTGTACCCTCTCAGCAGTGAGAAGTGCCAAAGATGAGGCCATGTTGTTCTTAGCTCAGCTCCGCTCAGGCCACtccgcacacacaccctctctctggGGGACAACACGGACAAGCAGGGCAACGGCTACAAAGAGGCCACAGTCTAAGAAAGGTCATTTGAATGTCcatttgaattattaaaaacCCACTTTGTCGTCATAATAATTTACATAGGACCGTTCATGCAGAAACTCCAACAATCTTATCTTAAAACAGATCAAGAGGTAAAGAAATGAGTCATTTAAACATTGGTCAACACAAATgttatggatttatttttttctacatttcttctttaggcttctttgcattttaaaagcAATATTACAACCTTACAAACTACAACCTCAAAATGACCTTAGTCAATCAAACTCTTTGCCATAGCTTAACTCAGTATTacaaatatctcaacaactattcaGGTGCAAAGATCTGTTTCACCACCTGCTGGTGCATAAGGAAAGTTCCCACAGTCAAATGTGTAATGAAGTACTACTGTTCTCTAAAACCAGCAACAACATTCCCTCGAGCTTCCAAACACACACCAATTGACTTTACACCAACCCGTATCTCGTGAGCATGGGAATGAGCATGGGAATGAACATTTCTTGTTCCCCTCGGACCGATGAAGCCTTTCCCTGAAGGTGCGTTTAAAGTGCATCGGCAGAGCGAGAACAAGGGAGCTCTCTATGGTGGTGACCTTCACTGGCCTACTGGTTTGGAAGTGGAGAAGCCCGTTTTGGTTAGATTTGGCAGACCTGGTGTGCACTGGGAGATACTATCAATCACACTGGGAATTGGGCTGCAAGATTGTTTTTCGGGAGTGTTGTCCTTGTGCAGTGCCTAACTTATTACAATAATGCACACCGTGATGTGTGAATGGTTCGGATGAGCTCACAGAACACCCGAGCGGCGTCCACGGTAATGACCGCTGTCTTCAACAGGTGATCTGACTCACACAAGCTGATCCAGGATCACATTTCAGGTCACAGAAGTGAAAGGTGTATTTAAACAACTGTGGACCTTTTTGCTgagtgaaatataatattttcaaGTGTTTCTGTAAGTTTACCTCAGCTTTCATTGCACTACAGCTCGGACATGCAatacaatatacagtacatactgtatatattactgtaatatatttataattatatataatggGTCTTATTTTTAGCTCTCTCATAGAAGCAGACAGAGCAAAGTTGCGAAACGCTGCCAACCATAATGTGCCTTTTCAAATTTCCTCTCACGGTAATTcctgtggcttttttttctacCTTCTACTTACTGGGTATAAAAGTAACCCACATAGGTACTTTTATACCCAGTAAACCCATATTTCCATAAAACTAGATAGTCATTGGTGATTAGTGGACATTTTAAACCCCAGAGCCGACATCTAACAAAAGTCCCAGGAACaaatgataaaaagaaagaagtgatTTAGTTGTATTATTCCAATTAACTGGTGGTTTATATTCTAAGCGTAGACAgcgaaactttaaaaaaacttttcctttttcttccaaaaagaaaaatctggtCTTTTAATTCCAGAGGTAAAGTGCATCTGTAACTCAAAGAACAATAGTATTGGTTTTATCTCATGGATAAAAAACAACCGATTCCGAGAAGAGCACTCGTTTTAATAAACCGGAGACAGTGACGACAGTGTTGGTGGTGTATAAAATTATGTACACTTTTTTAGAGACAGCCGCAATTATTCCATTACATTAATTATTTGCGGGTGACATATAAACAATAACGCGTCTGTGTGGGGGTTGAATGGGTGTTAAATCACGGGGACACATTTGTCAGAGTGCACGCAAAAACCACAAAGTGCCAGTTAATCCTTTTAAATGACAACTGTGGGCAAGAGTGAATCAATACAGCTGGCTCACAGCCCCCTCAAGCTATGGCCCACCTCTAAATATAGGACACAAAAAACAGCAATCAACAGCCAGCCAAGGATATCAAGTGGCCCGGGCCTTGTGATTGACTGAATGGTCCATCGCTTTGCGATGAAAGTGAGGGTGCAAATGGAGTTAATCTAACTCCACTTCATTCAAAGTGTCACGCTATACGGTAATACGCTCCGTTTCCGGATTCATCAGCTttgttgcagcttttttttaatgaaatgggAGCCATTTGACTAAAAGACGCTGCTTTGCTCGAGGCCTTCAGATATTCAATTGATATGTACAATGCCCTACTCGAGGTAGGTTGTGCTTTTATCTCGGTAAATGTGGGACAACCGACGCCCCCGCCCAAATATCTTTGTCttacaaatgaacacaataataaGCATTATAAAGCATGGTTAAAATGACACATTGCACACTTGGAGGTCCTAaccataaacaacaacaacctatgGAGGCAAATTTACTGTAGCAACGTGATTTGTTACAGAATGtttcacaacaaaacaaacaggatgcctgtgtgcatgtgtacataCCATTTGACACAAGTGATAGGTTGCAACTTCATGACTACTGGTTAGGGGGATCAAAGGCTGCATTAAATTAATAGGTCCGAGCCCTGACACACTATTTGACTCCCTGATGTGGGCACAAACTGTGTTCTGAATACATGAAGCCATGTAGGGTCAAGCTCCCCGCCCAAGTTGGTAATTGTAATCTCATGGCATAATGGCATGACACAAAACCTCACATCCTGTCAGCAAAGCAactgtgtttaagtgtgtttatATGGAGGGAGTACATCAGAGAGGTTACTGTAGAACAGTCCTGTTTCATTTGCTTTTATAGGAGTGGGAGCACGCGAGAAGCTAAAACAGTTTTTAACAGAGGTCAACCAATGTGACTATTTTACAAACATGGCACTAAAGCAAATATATTGgtccatttttatatattttttcaaatgtgagagttgtagtttttaaatgttagtcAATGTCATAATGTTTCATGAGTGTAGCTAAATAACTGCTGACTGGACATTGGCCTCCCCCtccttcaaattaaaaacacaggaCGGGAACTTGAGTTGAAATTATTCAAAGTTATTCCTGTTTTAGTGCGCAATAATAGCTTTGTTTACATCAATGCCATATGTGAACTTGGGACTCAAAACACACGTGTTGAGCTAAGAGAAGTCAACGCAACGGCTATATCAAAATTCAAAGTGTTACTGTCTTcagtaaacaaaacacacaatattagGGATGGTGCAGCACCCAGCATGGCTAAACCCTAAAATGGTTTTAAAAATAAGCCAATAGCGTACGTTTCTTTGAAACCAAGGTGACTGggtcctcttttcctctgtttcctcagccccagctgacaGAAGCAGCTGTTCTGGCTGACCTCATGACTTTAAGGTATACTCATCTGTATACTGTGGAGGTGAGCCTGGGGACACAGTGGCTAcaaccaggtgtgtgtgtttgtgtgtgtgtgtgtgtttgtgtgtgtgttttggggccTTCAGTCCGCAGTAAACCTCCCTTGTATGTATTGTGGGGTCAGATTTCAGTCTTGCAGTAAGCTTATGCAAAAGGAAGACCCGTCCAGCCAAATGAACTCTCCAGCCCAATCTACTCAGACCTTAACTGGGTTTATAACAGGATTAGGTTAcccaaggtcagaggtcaaagacTGCTTCCCTATACAGTAAAGTTACAGTTCAGTTAGGTCAGATGACAGACAGAAAGTTTCAGTGGATTCATTCTTGCATTTAACACAAACAAGCGCTTATCTGGATACAGTATAAACAGTCAGCTGTGCCTGCATTGCATGCTACAAACACCCACTGTGGATTTTGGTTAGTGTGACTCAATTGTGATGTTTCAAGGTGCTAATGGGATGCCAAACTGAGCGGCGGTCAGTCGTCAATCGAATTAAACCCTCAAGTTGTGTATTTAGGAGGAGGCGCGTGCGTTTGACAGCAAGCGCGACCCACAATAACATTGACGTTTCGTGAGTGGAGTCTGGCCGTGACACGGAGAAACGACTCCCCTCGCGCTCACTGCAGCTCCGTCACCTGAACAAACCTTCAAATCTCGGTGTTTACCTTGGAGCTGAGCCGAGAGCGACTCCTGGTGCTGCTGGTACTTCAGCGCCATCGCCTCGGTCCTCTTGAGCTGCGTGTGCATCTCATACGATATCATGCCGCCGTACATCATCCCGCAGACCACGGTGACCAGCAGGAGACACTGGAAGATCCTCCGCTGCCTCCGGGAGCACACCCCGCTTCCCATGTTGGACCCCCAGCCCCTCTTTCGCCGCTGGAAACTTCCgacacaacttttttttgtttttgtttttacctcCTGGTGAAGACGTGAAGAGACCCTCCTCCCCTCACTCCCCGAACATTTCCAAGCAGAAAAACACGAGTCAAACGCGAATGTCTGCGGATGGATACATTGTTTTCGCACGGCCGCCACATCCACccgagctctctctctctctctctctctctctctctctctctctgtctctctcggtctctctctccccctgcgACTTCAAAGTAGCCGCTCAGATTTTCGCTTCACTTCACGTGAAACTCGTCGCTCTTGAGGGACAAACCGAGGCTGACGGCTCGCGCGCGCGTCCACGTTCCCCCTTGCAGACGTGAACTTTTCCGACGCAATTCAAAAAAAGCCTCTTTGAATTGGGGGAAACGGAAAAACTCGAGTCCCGGACGGAGGCCTCCGTAGCACCTTTAACTTCAGTTACGTGTCAGCCCAGCAGCTGCCTGCCATCCAAGTACAACTCTGAAGGAAGTCCCTCctccgaaaaaaaaaagaaaaagaaagtcatgAATTTCCCTATTTCCGCCCTCGGAGAAATAGATTTGATCAATTGGTCGCCAGGAAGCTCGATCAAAGAGGGTTTAGAAGTTTGTGGTTTCCCCAAATACTGTTATAACATCTTAGGTACCGCGCAGATTggtttgtaataataatagctGCAAAACACCAGGAACATTAGAGACATGAGAAGTTTAACACTGTACATTATTGTTCCAATTATTGTTGTGGAAATTATGGCAGATTTATATTGTACATGTTATactatacacattttaatatttacatttgttttaatgtttaatttatttctgatgtgttttttttgtttttgtttattgttatgcacctttccaccaagtcaaattccttgtatgtgtaatGTATACGTGCGtgtattaaaaagtaaaaatgacaACACAAGAACAAAATTGAACTTTAACTTTGGATGCATGAATGTGCACAACAATCAACTATAATATCCATCAGCTAAACAAACCTACTAATATGTTCAATATAATATGTTCAAGTGTAAAACATTAGAAATTACTTGGCAGTGATGGTTGATTAAAATCcagagaaatgtatttattttgctcaTCTTTTCCAtctcaacaaaacaacattgaGTGTGGATATACTTTATATTGCAGTTTATTAAAGttttgtacaatatatatatatatatatatatatatatatatatatatatacagtaattgTCACACATACCAAGGTTTTACATACAGTTAATATCATAAGACATTGTCAGTACACATACCCTGGTACGGAGCTTCGAATTACAATATAACTGGTCATGTGCAGTtcaccttaaaaaaacaaatggacgTTGAAtgctttaagaaaataaatacataagagCAAAACACTGACCAATAAGTAAAAACTGCAACATGTTCTACAGTTTATAGTAATACTATATACAATGAATACGTCATTATTTGTGCTAGATTTAAAAAACTATATCAGACTCATATTAAAGGATTTGGAATGGGATCAAAGTATGAATCGTGCaatacaaaactaaaaaaagattTGACTCTTAGTTGCAAATAAGTCAGAAGAAATCCCCCAACAtcaacatatttacacattattgCATCAGCTGTCCGGCttctaaaagaagaagaaaagaaacagccaGACATGCTATTGTGATGATCATGAACAACACATTAACGATAATTTTCTAGAAACATTGTTTGAATTgtatatttcacatttattaaaatgcaaTGTGTGCGAGCGAGCCAGCTCTTCATGTACTCAAAACAAATCATGTCCACGCTATAATGAGGTAGAGATGTAAAGTCCTGTAGTGATGACGCACCACAACACTCACCGTGTAACATGTGGCCCAACATCGACGAGCTGTTTAGCGGTTCCGCTAATGAGCTAAACGCATGTCCAATAACTTAAAGTGCTCGTCATCAATACGCCTATTTGTTcggttttattttttgctctGCTTTGTTGTCTATTTGTTTCCTGTTGCTCTTTGAACGTTCAAAAATAGagataggaaaaaaaaagtctattaaaaataaatgtttgatctTCTCTGCTTGAATCAGACGTGACAGGACAAAGACACACCTTAAATATGCAAACTAATTTTGAGCCTCATTGCTTCA contains:
- the golim4a gene encoding Golgi integral membrane protein 4a isoform X1 gives rise to the protein MGSGVCSRRQRRIFQCLLLVTVVCGMMYGGMISYEMHTQLKRTEAMALKYQQHQESLSAQLQVVYEHRSRLEKSLQKERLEHKKAKEDYLVYKLDAQQSLNKEKQDSGSRFGSLQVQHQMLKNQHEDLKKQFYDLQEEHQVQGEDHNRLLDEHKEHYEKVQQVKESEISHLKDNVYNLREENKQLRKAHHDIHTQLQDAQVQHQNLKTSHDNLALTLEDHKSALSAAQAQVDGYKQLRESLNRVPNPRQPEQKPAPQQPQAAAIAPESHIHEGQQATILEQPQKEEHAHEDDRQVHQDTESRLDRQEEELHAQSEVKSHPTVSQNTLSDKEEDGEGDAERRRELAEEEMAQAGQPQKLEEDPDQPQDEQQDEEEEPEQEQPDENALDRQRRQPQPGLHPEQQEAHAQVERVKSAYEQQQEQQRLEAQRAEERRHIQMRQEALKVQRDKVVKEREQRLKQEQEREQRQHKDADKREQLLREEDQRKRTNYENMDNDIVQGEEDRHTDDEEDTHMIHDEEEEVEEEEENQEADHRVPPHKQGAALGDLDPEDDPNNQGEDEFEEAEDERPEHRVAQEDEEVVVEEEEEPVAPAKHKDKRSGPKQPAVEEELVMAGNPDQQEDTLDDQYQEGAEDDAQEDIGGGQKREEEVEEEGEDPYNEENIEQDAVKTQEGPRQEGDHRKEAENNEEENYEEEDEEAEEGVAGRDKGTNRRAEM
- the golim4a gene encoding Golgi integral membrane protein 4a isoform X3, whose translation is MGSGVCSRRQRRIFQCLLLVTVVCGMMYGGMISYEMHTQLKRTEAMALKYQQHQESLSAQLQVVYEHRSRLEKSLQKERLEHKKAKEDYLVYKLDAQQSLNKEKQDSGSRFGSLQVQHQMLKNQHEDLKKQFYDLQEEHQVQGEDHNRLLDEHKEHYEKVQQVKESEISHLKDNVYNLREENKQLRKAHHDIHTQLQDAQVQHQNLKTSHDNLALTLEDHKSALSAAQAQVDGYKQLRESLNRVPNPRQPEQKPAPQQPQAAAIAPESHIHEGQQATILEQPQKEEHAHEDDRQVHQDTESRLDRQEEELHAQSEVKSHPTVSQNTLSDKEEDGEGDAERRRELAEEEMAQAGQPQKLEEDPDQPQDEQQDEEEEPEQEQPDENALDRQRRQPQPGLHPEQQEAHAQVERVKSAYEQQQEQQRLEAQRAEERRHIQMRQEALKVQRDKVVKEREQRLKQEQEREQRQHKDADKREQLLREEDQRKRTNYENMDNDIVQGEEDRHTDDEEDTHMIHDEEEEVEEEEENQEADHRVPPHKQGAALGDLDPEDDPNNQGEDEFEEAEDERPEHRVAQEDEEVVVEEEEEPVAPAKHKDKRSGPKQPAVEEELVMAGNPDQQEDTLDDQYQEGAEDDAQEDIGGGQKREEEVEEEGEDPYNEENIEQVIYNSYLGLFHQFLSHN
- the golim4a gene encoding Golgi integral membrane protein 4a isoform X4, which gives rise to MGSGVCSRRQRRIFQCLLLVTVVCGMMYGGMISYEMHTQLKRTEAMALKYQQHQESLSAQLQVVYEHRSRLEKSLQKERLEHKKAKEDYLVYKLDAQQSLNKEKQDSGSRFGSLQVQHQMLKNQHEDLKKQFYDLQEEHQVQGEDHNRLLDEHKEHYEKVQQVKESEISHLKDNVYNLREENKQLRKAHHDIHTQLQDAQVQHQNLKTSHDNLALTLEDHKSALSAAQAQVDGYKQLRESLNRVPNPRQPEQKPAPQQPQAAAIAPESHIHEGQQATILEQPQKEEHAHEDDRQVHQDTESRLDRQEEELHAQSEVKSHPTVSQNTLSDKEEDGEGDAERRRELAEEEMAQAGQPQKLEEDPDQPQDEQQDEEEEPEQEQPDENALDRQRRQPQPGLHPEQQEAHAQVERVKSAYEQQQEQQRLEAQRAEERRHIQMRQEALKVQRDKVVKEREQRLKQEQEREQRQHKDADKREQLLREEDQRKRTNYENMDNDIVQGEEDRHTDDEEDTHMIHDEEEEVEEEEENQEADHRVPPHKQGAALGDLDPEDDPNNQGEDEFEEAEDERPEHRVAQEDEEVVVEEEEEPVAPAKHKDKRSGPKQPAVEEELVMAGNPDQQEDTLDDQYQEGAEDDAQEDIGGGQKREEEVEEEGEDPYNEENIEQFLSHN